One genomic region from Proteus vulgaris encodes:
- a CDS encoding DUF721 domain-containing protein, whose protein sequence is MRDSYPQSLEKIFIELEGSNKSTLQLIQQRATILLKLNRAVMALLPVPLRDKCRVANYRSAILIIEVANASWLTRLRYETPSLLSALRQEILPSLSSIDIKINPSLGIKQEKRSLISSLKEQAPIKRRHLSLESAQSLKYLAEKSPKKLREKLERLAALAGESTSTAKDER, encoded by the coding sequence ATGCGGGATAGTTACCCACAATCATTGGAAAAAATCTTCATTGAACTTGAAGGTTCCAACAAGAGTACATTACAACTTATACAACAGCGCGCAACGATTTTACTAAAATTAAATCGCGCCGTCATGGCTCTTTTACCCGTTCCTTTACGAGATAAGTGCCGTGTCGCAAATTATCGCAGTGCTATTTTAATTATTGAAGTTGCAAACGCAAGTTGGTTAACTCGTTTACGTTATGAAACCCCGTCATTACTTTCCGCATTGAGACAAGAAATTTTACCATCCTTATCCTCAATAGACATCAAAATAAATCCGTCTTTGGGAATAAAACAGGAAAAAAGATCTTTAATATCATCATTAAAAGAGCAAGCGCCTATAAAGAGACGTCACTTAAGTTTGGAAAGCGCACAATCATTGAAGTATTTGGCTGAAAAAAGCCCGAAGAAATTAAGAGAGAAATTAGAACGGTTGGCTGCACTTGCCGGAGAGAGTACAAGTACAGCCAAAGATGAACGTTAA